The DNA sequence AATTGCGCTATCCACTGGCGGCGGTCGCCGAACTGGCGCGGATGAAGCCGTTTCACTATCGGATCACGGTGGATGACAACACATTCGAACGCGACCTCATCCTGGCGGCGGTGGGCAACACACCTTCATACGGCGGCGGGATGAAGATCACGCCGTCGGCGGTCATCGACGACGGTCTGCTCGACCTCACGCTGATCTCTCACGGACCACGTCTGAAGATGTTCGGGTTGTTCCCGACGATGTACAGCGGCAAGCACATCGAGCACAAAGAGGTCGAGCAGTTCCGTGGTTCACGCATTGTGCTGGACTGCGTACCCACCGCGCCGATCTATGCCGATGGCGACCGGATCGGGCGTTTGCCGGCAACCATCGAGGTACGACCGGGTGCGGTAACGTTCCTGGCGTAGCCGCCGTCGTCGTCGGGCACCCATGTAAGCCGCACGGGGCTCTTCCCTTCACGCCGAGTCCCGTCTCTGCCGAGTCCCGTTCTGTCGAGGAGTTCCTGTGCTCAAACGTGATGTATCCGCCCATCTCGACGTCGACATCACCGGCGAGACCGATCTGGAGTTCCAGATCACCGTTGCCCCGCATCCCGGGGCCGAGGTCACCGAGTCGCTGTCCTTTGTACTGGACGGAAAACCCCTGTCCGCCAAGGAGATCAGCGGTACGCACGGAAGCCGCATCCACATGCTGCACGCCGGGGTGGGCAATCTGCAGGTGGAGTACACCGCCACCGTCCTCGGTTCCGCCGACCCGGCACCGGTGTCCGACCACGACCTGTCGATGTACCTGCGGCCGAGCCGATACGCCGAGGCCGACAAGTTCTTCGGTTTCGCCGCAAAGCAATTCGGCGACCTGACCGACCCCGCGGAGCTGCTCGAAAAGGTCGCTTCGTGGGTGGGTACGCATCTGGACTACGTCCCGGGTTCCAGTGACCCCATCGACGGTGCCGCCGACACCCTGCTGGCCGGCGCCGGCGTCTGCCGCGATTACGCACACCTGGTGGTCGCGATCCTGCGGGCGGTGAACGTCCCGGCTCGACTTGTCGCCGTGTACGCGCCCGGTTGCGATCCGATGGACTTCCACGCCGTCGCCGAGGCATTCGTCGACGGCCGGTGGCGAGTTGTCGATGCCACCTGCCTGGCGCCTCGCCAGACATTGGTCCGTATCTCGACCGGCCGTGACGCCGCGGACACCGCCTTCCTCGACAACCACAGGGGTGCGATCACCCTGAACAAGGCAACGGTGACCGCTGTGGTCGACGGTCCGTTCCCGAACGACGACATCTGCGAGATGGTGTCACTCAGCTAGCCGAGGAACAGCCGGGTCAGCTCTGCTGCTCGGCGGCCCACCATTGCCGCAACGACTCTTCGGCCTCCTCGCGCGACATGGGTCCGCGATCGAGCCGCAATTCCTTGAGATACCGCCAGGCCTTGCCGACCATCGGGCCGGGGGGCAGATCGAGCAACTCCATGATGGTGTTGCCGTCGAGGTCGGGCCGGACCTTCGCCAGGTCTTCCTGTTCGGCGATCCTGGCGATGCGCTGCTCGAGGTTGTCATAGTTCTGCTGCAACTTGCGCGCCCGGCGCTTGTTGCGAGTGGTGCAGTCGGCCCGCACCAGTTTGTGCAGCCTCGGCAGCAGGGGACCGGCATCGGTCACGTAGCGTCGCACCGCCGAGTCGGTCCATTGATTGTCGCCGTAGCCGTGGAACCTCAGATGCAGGAACACCAGGTTCGCGACGTCCTCGATGACCGCCTTCGGATACTTCAGAGCTCGCAGGCGTTTACGGACCATCTTGGCGCCGACCACTTCGTGGTGATGAAAACTCACCCCACCGTTCGGTTCATGACGCCTGGTTGCCGGCTTGCCGATGTCGTGCAGGATCGCCGCCCACCGCAAGACCAGATCGGGATCGCCGTCCTCGAGGTCCATCGCCTGGGCGAGCACGGTGAGGGAGTGGGTGTAGACATCCTTGTGCTGATGGTGTTCGTCGATGGCCAGCTTCATCCCGGGTATCTCGGGGATGATCAGCTCGGCCAGGCCGGTCTCACACAGCGTCTCGACTCCCTCGACCGCATGTTCGCCGAGGATCAGCTTGTCGAGTTCGGCTGCAATCCGCTCCACGGTGATCCGTTCGATCTGGCCTGCCATCTCCACCGTGGCCGCGAACACCCGTGGTGACAGCGAGAACCCGAGCTGCGAGACGAACCGCACACCACGCAACATGCGCAGCGGATCGTCGTTGAACGAATCCTCGGGCGCGGCGGGCGTGTCGATCACCCCGGCCAGCAACGCGTCCATCCCACCGAGAGGGTCGATGAACTCCTGGCTGCCGTCGGCACCGATCTTCACGGCCATCGCGTTCATGGAGAAGTCGCGGCGCACCAGATCGTCTTCGAGTCGATCACCGAACCGCACCTGCGGGTTGCGGCTCACCCGGTCATAGGAATCTGCCCGGAACGTGGTGATCTCGATCTGGATACCCGCCCGGACCGCGCTTATGGTGCCGAACTCGATTCCGGTGTCCCAGATGGCCTCGGCCCACCCGCGCAGCAACTCCTGCACCTGCTCGGGACGTGCGTCGGTGGTGAAGTCCAGGTCGCCGGTGCTGAGCCGGCCCAGCACCGCGTCGCGCACCGAGCCGCCCACGAGGAACAGCTCGTGTCCCGCTGCGGCAAATCGCGCGCCGAGGGGATCGAGGGTGTCCGAGAGTCCCCGCAACGACACCGCAGCGGCTGCGAGCAACCTGGTGCGTCGCTCATCGGCGGCCGAGGTGCCGGTGGAAGAAGGGGGAGTTGTCACGACTGGCCAGACTACCGACCGACCGGCGACGATCCGAACCCCGATCGCGCGGCATGACCAAACCGCAGCGGGTCCAGGGCGCCGCCATCGGCCCCGCTGGCAGAAACGGTGGGTTAACGGCGACTAGCATCGTGTGAGTGTCAGCCGAACCCACCGAGCCGAATAGGGACGTCCCTCGACGTCCGCGGCGCAGGCGCGGCAATCGGCGCGGCGGATCGACAGCCACCGGGATCGACAGCTCTCATCACAGTGGAGCAGAGCCCCGTCCCCAGCCGAGTCCTCAGCCAGGTCCGGAACCGCAACGCAGCGACGATTCGGCCGTCACCGACGCCACCGCGTCGGCCCCCGGATCGCGGCGATCGCGCCGCGGACGTCGCCGAAAGCCGTCACGCCCCGCCGACCACAGCGTCGAGGCCGCCCGTAGTGAATCCACCGGGGTCGCCGGAACCCATGTTGTCGAAGGTCGGACCGCGCAGGTCAAGCCGTCGGATGTGGGCAAGGTCAAAGCCCCTGCCAAGGTGCCTCCGAACCTGGCCAAACAACGACTTCGCACGGTGCGGGAGACCTCGGCCGGCGGGCTGATGGTGTCGGGCCTCGACGGCCCGCACGACCAGCGGTGCGCCGCACTCATCGGGAGGGTCGATCGCCGCGGCCGAATGATGTGGTCGCTGCCGAAAGGTCACATCGAGACGGGGGAGACCGCCGAACAGACGGCGATCCGTGAGGTCGCCGAAGAGACGGGCATCGAGGGCAACGTTGTGGCCCCCCTCGGAAAGATCGACTACTGGTTTGTCAGTGAGGGCAAACGGATCCACAAGACGGTGCACCATTACCTGATGCGCTTCACCGGTGGTGAACTCTCCGACGCCGACTACGAGGTGGCCGAGGTCGCCTGGGTTCCACTCGCCGAGCTCCCTCGTCGACTGACCTATTCGGACGAGCGACGATTGGCGCGCGTCGCCGAGGACGTCATCGCCGAGCTCGTCGCCGACCCCGACCGGATGGCCGAGTCTGAGGCCAAGGGGGCGCGCACCGAGCCGAACGCCTACGAGAAGGCCGCGGCCGCGCGGAACCAGAAGCGCAACGAGCCTCCGCCCGCACCGGCGAGGCCTCGCCGCAGACGCCGCCGGGGACGTCGCGGCGGCGGTGGCGGAACCGAGACCACATCCGAGAACAGCGGGGTCGGCAACAGCGGGGGACCGGCCGCCCATGCACCACCGCCGGAATCCGGCCCGCACGTCGCGACGTGAACGGCCGATCGATGCGGGCGCTGACGATCCTGGTCAGCGTTCTCGCCCTGGTGTTCGGGCCCCTCGCGGTGTCGGCGGTGGCCGCACCCGCCGACGACACCTCGCAGACCGGGGAGTTCCTGCGGATCTCGCTCGAGTCGATCGATCCCTCCACAGTCACCACCTCCAGTCCCGGCGTCGTCACCGCCAGCGGGACGCTGACCAACGTCGGGGACCGGCCGGTCCGCAACATCGCCATGCGCCTGCAGCGCGGGGCCGCCATCACCACCAGTGCCGGCCTCGGCGACTCCCTGTCCGCCGACGCGAACAGTTTCGAGACCGTCGGCGACTTCACCGATGTCAGTCAGCAGCTCGGACCCGGGCGGTCGATTCCCTTCTCGCTACGAATTGATCTGTCCGTCAATGCTTCTGGTGCGCCCAGCTTCCAGATCGACAAGCCCGGTGTCTATCCGGTGCTGGTCAACGTCAACGGCACCCCCGACTTCGGCAACCCGGCACGGCTCGACGACGCGCGAGTACTCCTGCCCGTGGTCGGCCTCCCGCCGAACCCGCTGCGCGCTCAATCCCAGGCCGACGACAATGCTTCAGGCGACCCTGTCGCCGCGCCCATCGGAGCCGACGGTTCGGTGGCGCCGGACATCTCACAACCGGTCGGCATGACCATGCTCTGGCCGATTGCCGCACCGGCGTCGCTCGCGCCGGGTGTCACCGGGGGAGGCGACGAAACGGTCCGGTTGATGGACAACGGTCTCGAGCAGTCACTGGCCGCCGGAGGACGTCTCGATCGACTCGTGGCGACCATGGAGCAGATCCGGACGCGAGATCTGGAGTCGCCGCTGGCGCGCAGTCTGTGTCTGGCGGTGGACCCCGATCTGCTGATCAGCGTGCAGGCGATGACCGGCAGTTATCTGGTCACCACCGACCCCGCCGATCCGACCGGTCCGGCTCGTGAGGGCACCGGGTCCGAGGTCGCGGCGGCCTGGCTCGCTCGGCTGCAGGCCCTGGCCACCGGGATGTGCGTGGTGGCCACCCCGTTCGCGCACGTCGACATCACCGCGCTGACCCAGGTCGCCGACTCCGACCTGTCCGACACCGCATTACGCGCACCCGCCGACATCGTCGACCGCATCCTCAACGTGAAGAGTGTGCGTGGCCTGGCGATTCCGGCCTCGGGGGTCCTGGACACCGCAGGCGCCGAACTGATCCGCGACAAGGGCGCGGTGGGCACCGTCGTCGCAGCGTCGAGCGTCAGAAACCTCACCCCCACCTCGACAAACGGCGAATACCCCCTGGGCGAGGACCTCGCCGTCCAGACCTATGACCCGGCGGTGGCAAGCGGCCTGTCGGCACTCGGTCCGGGTCCGCGGTCGGCCCAGGTCACCCCGACAGCCCAGCGAGCCGGCTGGCTGGCCGGCACCGAACAGGTCCGCCGCCAGAACGCGGTCGCGGCGATGATGTTCTCTGCGCTCGCACCGTCCACACTCGCCGACGACTCCGGGACCGCCGACACGGGCACGCAATCGTCGGACGCGCAGGCCGTGGCCGACCCGATCGCCGAACGCATCGGGCGCGGCGCGGTGCTGGTGCCCCCGCCCACGTGGTCGGCGTCCGAGGATGACACCCGTGCGGTGTTGTCGGCGATGTCGCTGCTGCTCGGTTCAGACCTCGCGATTCCCCGGCCGCTGGCGGGGGTGGCGACTGATCTCACCGCCACCTCGGGTGCGCCCGCGGGTGCAGAACTGGTGGCCCCACCCGAGGCCGCCGTCACCGGTCCCGATCCCCGGGTCATCGCCTCGGTACGCGCCGACCTTCAGCAGACGCGTGACCTGCAGGACTCGATGACGCGCCGCGCGGACGTGCCGATCACCCCGGGTGCCTACCTGGCGCCGCTGCGCGAGGACATGCTGCGGGCAATGGCGTCCGTGGCGCCGCAGGATCAGCAGGCCGCGGCGCGGTCGGCGTCGATGCGCACATCTGCGGTCGCGACCACGCTGACGAACATCCGCAACGGTGTGGGCATCCTCGACCCCGGTGGGCGGTTCACCCTGGCCTCCGAACGCAGCCCGCTGCTCCTGGTGATCCGCAACGATCTGCCCGTGGCGATGCGAACTCGATTGAACGTCTCGGCACCGAGCGGCATGACCGTCGGAGACATGGGTGTGTTGGAGATCCCGCCCAGGGGCACCCGTCAGATCCAGGTCCCGACCCGCGCCGACCGGTCCCGTTCGATCACGGTGGAGATCGGTCTGGTGACCACAGGCGGAGTCCCGTTGGGCGACTCGATCAACCTGTCAGTACATTCCAATGCATATGGTAAACCGCTATTCATCATCACAATCTGTGCCGGCGCACTCCTGGTGTTCTTGTCGGGCAGACGGTTGTGGCATCGATTCCGTGGGGAACCCGATCCCGCCGACCTCGACCGGCCCGAACCCGACGAACGCGATCGTCTGATGGCGGACAGCCGCGCGTTGCACAGTCCACCCGAGCGCGAGCACCACCTCGGCCGACATCACCCTGATCACGACACCGGCGGCGACAGGTCATGACCAACGGTGGAATGCAGCCGCCACCTCCGCGCCGACGGCCCCCGCCCCGGTCTGTGGGGGTCCCGCCCGGTGCACCACGCGACCCCGCACCCGGACCACGCCTGACAGCCGGTGAACTGGCGTCGGCTGCGTCCGGCAAGATGACGACGTCCACGGCGATCGACCCCGGTGCTCGCGTCCGCGAACAGCCGTCCGACGACAGCGTCCTGCGCACCAGCGGATCCATCGCGCTGGCCACCCTTGTCTCACGCATCACCGGATTCGTACGCACGGTCCTGGTGCTGGCTCTGCTCGGCGCCGCGGTCGCTTCCTCGTTCCAGGCCGCCTACGTACTGCCCAACATGGTCGCCGAGGTGGTCCTCGGTGCCGTCCTGACCGCCATCGTGATCCCGGTCCTGGTACGCGCCGAATCCGAAGACGCGGACGGGGGAGTGGGATTCATCAACCGAATCTTCACCCTCGCGGTGACCGTGCTGGGGGTGGCCACCCTCGCGGCCCTGATCGCTGCTCCCGCGCTAACGATGCTCAACCTCGGTGACGGCAAGGTCAACCGCGACCTCGCCACCGCACTCGCGTTCCTGCTGTTGCCCGCGGTGCTGTTCTACGGATTGTCGGCGCTGTTCATCGCCATCCTGAACATGAAGGGCTTCTTCAAGCCCGGCGCCTGGGCACCCGTGCTCAACAACGTCGTACAGATAGTCACCCTGATCGCCTATGCGGTCGCCCCGGGTGACATCTCGCTGAACCCGGTCAGCATGGGCGACACCAAGCTCCTGATCCTGGGCGTCGGCACCACCCTCGGTGTGGTCGCCCAGACCGCGATCCTGCTCCCCGCCATCCGGCGCAGCGGGGTGAAGCTGAAACTGCAGTGGGGTCTGGACGACAGGTTGCGCAAGTTCGGCAACATGGCGCTCGCCATCGTTCTGTACGTCGCGGTTCTGCAGGTCGGTCTGATCGTCACCTATCGCATCGCCTCGAGCGCAGCCGAATCCGGCGTCAGCGTCTACGCGACACACTGGCAGCTCCTGCAGCTGCCCTACGGCGTTCTCGGCGTGACCATCCTGACCGCGATCATGCCCCGCCTCTCCCGCAACGCCGCCGCGGACGACACCCACTCGGTGGTCGATGATCTCTCCCTGGCCACCCGGTTGACGATGGTCTCGCTGGTGCCGGTCATCGCGTTCATGACGTTCTTCGGACCGGCCATCGGTATCGCGGTGTTCAACTTCGGCAAGTTCGACGCCGAGACCGCCTCACAGCTCGGCAGCGTGCTCTCGTGGGGCGCGTTCACGATGATCCCGTACGCGATGACGCTGGTGCAGCTCCGCGTGTTCTACGCCCGCGAGGACGCCTGGACCCCGACCTACATGGTCATCGGGATCACCGCGGTGAAGGTGGCGGCGTCCTATCTCGGCCCGGTCCTGTTCGACGACCCCGACGCGATCGTCCGGTGGCTGGCCCTGTCCAACGGTCTCGGCTACCTCGTCGGTGCGGTGGTCGGCCACTATCTGCTGCGCAGCCGGCTCGGTGGCGCCCGCATGACCAACGTCGGCCGCACGGTCATCTGGACCATCGTGGTGTCGGTGGCGTGCAGCGCCCTGGTGTGGGCGCTGGCCGAGGTGTCCGGACTCCACAACCTCAGCACCGACCACGGCAAGGTCGGCTCCCTCGCCTATCTCTTGCTCGTCGCGGTTGTCTCCATCGGCCTCACCTACACGGTCCTGACCCTGCTGCGTGTTCCCGACGTACTCGCAGTGGTTGTTGCGGTCCGGCGGGTCATCGGCCGGTTCATCCCCGCTGTCGCCCCGGCCCCCGAACCCGCTACCGACGGTGCTGCCACCATGACCGTTCAATTCCCGCGGATCTCTGGCGACGAATCGGTTCCGTATTCTGGTCAGGTCGAGGTCATTCAGCGCTTCGACCGGGGAACATCGAGTTGGCAGGCGTATTCGGTCACCAGTGGTGGTGCCGCCGGAATGGGCGTCCGCCAACCCCAAGATCTTCGCTATCGGAGGAGAGGAGCAGGTGTCTTGAACAAACCAGAGCCCGACAGCAAACCGGCCGGGCCGCCCACGCCTGCTGCCGGTTCCACCGCCGTCTCGCCAGAAGACACTCCCGCCACCAAGGCGATGCCCAGTCAGGCCGGCGCCCGTCAACCCGCTCGCGAGCAACCGCCGGCCGACCGACCAGCATCAGGTTTACCCGGACCTCGCCCACCCGCGGCGGCTGGCGACGGAGCCCCGCGTCCTCCCGAGGCGCCATTGCCGGGCCCACGGCCACGACGCGGTCCCCGGCTGGTCCCGGGCGCTGCCGTCGCCGGGGGCCGCTACCGTCTGCTGCAGCACCACGGTGGCGCGCGCGGACTCCAGTTCTGGCAGGCCCGTGACATCAACTTGGACCGCGACGTCGCCCTGACGTTCGTCGACGCACAGCAGCTCGCACCACCACCAGACCCCGGCGCGCGTATCGATCCGCGCGACGAGGGTCCACAGGCGGTGCTCTCGCGCACCCTGCGACTGGGACGCATCAACTCGCCCGGGATCGCTCGGGTACTCGACGTGGTGCGCGGATCGTCCGGCGGAATCGTTGTCGCCGAATGGGTTCCGAGCTCGTCACTGGCCGATGTCGCCAAGACCAGCCCGTCTCCGGTCGGTGCGGCCCGCGCCGTCCGGGCTCTCGCAGCCGCGGCCGAATCGGCACACCGCAACGGCGGCGCGCTGTCCATCGACCATCCCGAACGCATCCGGATCAGCCAGGACGGCAACGCGTTCGTCGCGTTCCCCGGCACGCTGGCCGACTCCGACAAGTCCACCGACGTCCGTGGTCTCGGTGCCGTCCTGTACGCATTGCTGCTGGCCCGTTGGCCACTCGACGCCGACACGGGTAGGGAACTGGCGACCAACCGGACATCGAACGAGCCCGTCGGGGGACTGCTCCCGGCATCACCCGGGGCCGGCGACCTGCCCCGCGAGCCGCGCGCCGAGCGTCCCGACGTCCCGTTCGAGATCTCGGCGGTCGCCGCCCGGGCTCTTGAGGGGAACAGCGGGATACGTACCGCGGCAACGGTTCAGCACGTTCTCGACCAGGCAACCGTGCTGGATCAGAAGACCGATCTCATCGCCCAGGTCCGCGACGACGACGGGCCCGGTTCGTCGTCGCGCGCGACACCGCGCATGCTCGGCACCGGGGGTGACGGTAAGAAGCCACGGTCGGTGCGGATGATGGCGCTGATCGCCGGGGCCGTGCTGCTCACGTTGTTCCTCATCATCGCGATGGTGGTCTGGATCTCGAACTCGGTCGGGGGCAGCAACGAGACCCCCGACATCGACAAGATCTTCTCGTCCTCGGCCGGCGCCCCGTCCCCCGGTGCACCCGCGCCTGCCGTCGGGTCGGCTCCGCTTGCCTTGACCGGCGTGACGATGCTCGACTACTCCGACCAGGAGCCGGACAGCCGGACGAATCTGAACAACGTCATCTCGGGCCAGGCCCCGGCATGGCAGACAGACGAGTACCGCGGCGGACCGCGGTTCGGGAACCTCAAACCCGGTCTGGGTCTGATGTTCACACTGGACCGCGACGCCACGCTGACCGAGGCCGTCATCCGGACCCCCACACCGGGCCTCCAGGTCCAGATCCGCACCGCCGACGACCCACGCGCCCCGTTCGAGGCCACCACACAGGTCGGCGCAGCGACCCTGGACAACGAGACCACCACCATCCCGATCGCCGGCGCCGGCCCCTCGCGGTACGTCATGGTGTGGCTGACGTCGTTGCCCCGCAACGACAGCGGCCGCTACCAGGGGTCGGTCGCCCAAGTCACGCTCACCGGTTCCTAGGCCGACGAAGCGGTGACAACCGACGGACTGCCCGCGGGTGCAGTGCGGTGTGAGGACGGGCTCATCCGTCCGCTGTGGGCCGCACAGACCGGCCTGATGCGCGATTACTACGACAACGAGTGGGGCATGCCGGTCTCCGGCGAGAACGCCCACTTCGAAAGACTTGTGCTGGAAGGCTTTCAGGCCGGCCTGTCATGGGCGACCATCCTGCGCAAGCGACCCGCCTTCCGTGAGGTCTTCCGCGATTTCGACGTCAACACCGTCGCCGCGTTCGGCGACCGCGAAATCGAAGCGATGCTGGCCGACGCGCGCATCATCCGCCATCGCGGAAAGATCGAGGCCGCCATCGGGAATGCCAGAGCCACACAGCAATTGCGCGCCGATGGTGGCCTGGTCGACTTCCTGTGGTCGTTCAAACCCGATCGCACCCCTGAGCCCGAAGAGATGGCCGACGTACCGACCACCTCGGCTGAATCCATCGCGATGTCGAAGGCCCTGCGCGCACGCGGCTTCCGGTTTGTCGGGCCCACCACGATGTTCGCCTTGATGGAGGCCATCGGCATCGTCGACACCCATCTGCTGAGCTCCCACCGCCGCGGCAGTTCCGGTATCTGGCCCTGATAGGCGAACGCCCAGGAGTTTGTCCGTGCCGGGCACTTCCGTAGGGGACGGGCGTCGGTCAGCCGGTGGGACGGCCCAGGTGCCGTCGGACCAGATCCGCAAGATTGCCCGGGTAGATCATCTCGTCACTCGACTCGATCTCTTCGGGCTTCCACCACCGATGGCCGAGTATCGAGCTGCGCTCCAAATCCGTCCAGCCCGCCGAGTGGGGCTCGAACGTTCCCACATGCGCCACGAAGAAGGTCTCCACCTGATGGATCGGCTCGCCCCCGAAGACGATGTCGAACTCACGGGCATAGACGGGCGCCGACATCTCGGTGACCTGCAAGCCGGTCTCCTCGTACACCTCACGGCGCGCCGCCTGCTCATCGGTCTCGTCGCCTTCTCGGCCGCCGCCAGGGGTGAACCACCACGGCCCGGCCGACGGGTTCTGTGGATCCACACCCCGGAACAGCAGCGTGCGGCCCTCCTCGTCGATGAGGATGATGCGGGCGGCGCGACGCAGCCGGCGAACGATCTTCACAGCTCTCCACCTCTCAGGCGGCTCCCAGCGTGCCAGACCGGTCCTGGTGCCGCGACATCCGCACGACCGCAGCTGTTCACCCTGCCGCGGCGGCACGGGCCCCGGCTGGCAGTTTCAGACTGTTTGGCTACTGTGGACACCGCGGCGGTCACCTGATCACCGCACCACTCCACGCCAGCAGTCTCCTCCAGCGCCAATCCGATCGGAAGCGAGAGACCGATGATGGCTCGGACGGCCGAGTATCCCCGGCCCAACCACTGCATCGTGCACGTCAGCGACACCCACCTCATCGACGGCGACGGCGATCTCTACGGGGAGTGGACAGCACCTCACGCCTTCGTCAGATACTCACCGAACTCACCGGTTCCGGTTCGAGGATCGATGCTCTGGTCTTCACCGGCGACCTCGCCGACAAGGGTGATCCACGCGCCTACGAGACCCTCCGGACGATGGTCCAGCCTGTCGCCGACGACCTCGGAGCCCAGTTGATCTGGGCGATGGGCAATCACGACGACCGCGCGAACTTCCGGGTGAAGCTGCTCGACCAGGAGCCATCGACCACAGCGGTCGACGCGGTGTACGACATCGATGGTCTGCGGATCGTCACCCTCGACACCACGGTGCCCGGGCTCCACCACGGCGAGATCGCCGACGAGCAACTCGACTGGCTGGCAGGGGTTCTCGCCACTCCCGCCGACTTCGGGACCATCCTCGCCATGCACCACCCTCCGGTGCCCTGTGTGCTGGACCTGGCTGTCCTGGTCGAACTACACGACCAGAACCGTCTCGCAGACGTGTTGCGCGGCACCGACGTACGATCCATCATCGCCGGACACCTGCACTACTCCACCACCGCCACATTCGCCGGCATCCCGGTGTCGGTGGCCGCAGCCACCTGCTACAACCAAGATCTCAATGTCCCTGCCGGCGCCATGCGTGGCCGCGACGGAGGCCAGGGTTACAACCTGGTGCATGTCTACGACACCACCATCGTCCACTCAGCGGTGCCGATCGGTACGTATGAGACTGTCGGAGAGTATGTTTCGCCGGCCGAGAGCGCGCGCCGACTGGCCGAGGCCGGCATCGTCATCGCCGACGGGCGCAGAACCGATTCGGTCAGTCGCGTCTGAGCGGAGACGTGGCCGCCTACGCGGAGGACGCTACCGTCGCAGCGGTCTCCCATGGGGCGACGATGGGGAAGTAGCGGTCGAGGAAGCTCGTGACCGTCTGCGTCCGCAGTTCGAGGTCGACCTCCGGAACGCTGCCGTCGTTGAGACAGAAGAAATCCACCGCACGCTTGGGAAGCATCTTCTCCATGTCCTTGAGCCCGGCGTACTCGGTGGTGTCGATGTAGCGCACCTTCGCGTCTTTCTGCACCACCGCGCGCCCGGTCATCAACGCGTAATAGTGGTAGAGCGAGTTGGTCACCGAGATGTTGCTGCTCGACCGGAACGCGCTCGCCGCGGTGGCGGCGAACTCCGCGGGGAACTCCCTCTCCATCTCTTCGAGCACACTCTTGCGTAGCGGGGTGGCGGCATGTTCGAGGTGCCGAGTTGTCATGAGCCCGAACCGATCCTGCAACAGCCGACGGTTCACTCTCGCCGCATTCTCGAACCCGCTGCGGTCCTGGTCGCTGTATCCGAGCCCGATGCGCGTGGTGGCCTCGATGAACATGCTCACGCCGCCGGAGGAGAAGAACGCCTCAGGGCTGACCGGCCGACC is a window from the Williamsia sp. DF01-3 genome containing:
- a CDS encoding transglutaminase family protein — its product is MLKRDVSAHLDVDITGETDLEFQITVAPHPGAEVTESLSFVLDGKPLSAKEISGTHGSRIHMLHAGVGNLQVEYTATVLGSADPAPVSDHDLSMYLRPSRYAEADKFFGFAAKQFGDLTDPAELLEKVASWVGTHLDYVPGSSDPIDGAADTLLAGAGVCRDYAHLVVAILRAVNVPARLVAVYAPGCDPMDFHAVAEAFVDGRWRVVDATCLAPRQTLVRISTGRDAADTAFLDNHRGAITLNKATVTAVVDGPFPNDDICEMVSLS
- a CDS encoding CCA tRNA nucleotidyltransferase → MTTPPSSTGTSAADERRTRLLAAAAVSLRGLSDTLDPLGARFAAAGHELFLVGGSVRDAVLGRLSTGDLDFTTDARPEQVQELLRGWAEAIWDTGIEFGTISAVRAGIQIEITTFRADSYDRVSRNPQVRFGDRLEDDLVRRDFSMNAMAVKIGADGSQEFIDPLGGMDALLAGVIDTPAAPEDSFNDDPLRMLRGVRFVSQLGFSLSPRVFAATVEMAGQIERITVERIAAELDKLILGEHAVEGVETLCETGLAELIIPEIPGMKLAIDEHHQHKDVYTHSLTVLAQAMDLEDGDPDLVLRWAAILHDIGKPATRRHEPNGGVSFHHHEVVGAKMVRKRLRALKYPKAVIEDVANLVFLHLRFHGYGDNQWTDSAVRRYVTDAGPLLPRLHKLVRADCTTRNKRRARKLQQNYDNLEQRIARIAEQEDLAKVRPDLDGNTIMELLDLPPGPMVGKAWRYLKELRLDRGPMSREEAEESLRQWWAAEQQS
- a CDS encoding NUDIX hydrolase, whose translation is MSAEPTEPNRDVPRRPRRRRGNRRGGSTATGIDSSHHSGAEPRPQPSPQPGPEPQRSDDSAVTDATASAPGSRRSRRGRRRKPSRPADHSVEAARSESTGVAGTHVVEGRTAQVKPSDVGKVKAPAKVPPNLAKQRLRTVRETSAGGLMVSGLDGPHDQRCAALIGRVDRRGRMMWSLPKGHIETGETAEQTAIREVAEETGIEGNVVAPLGKIDYWFVSEGKRIHKTVHHYLMRFTGGELSDADYEVAEVAWVPLAELPRRLTYSDERRLARVAEDVIAELVADPDRMAESEAKGARTEPNAYEKAAAARNQKRNEPPPAPARPRRRRRRGRRGGGGGTETTSENSGVGNSGGPAAHAPPPESGPHVAT
- a CDS encoding DUF6049 family protein, coding for MNGRSMRALTILVSVLALVFGPLAVSAVAAPADDTSQTGEFLRISLESIDPSTVTTSSPGVVTASGTLTNVGDRPVRNIAMRLQRGAAITTSAGLGDSLSADANSFETVGDFTDVSQQLGPGRSIPFSLRIDLSVNASGAPSFQIDKPGVYPVLVNVNGTPDFGNPARLDDARVLLPVVGLPPNPLRAQSQADDNASGDPVAAPIGADGSVAPDISQPVGMTMLWPIAAPASLAPGVTGGGDETVRLMDNGLEQSLAAGGRLDRLVATMEQIRTRDLESPLARSLCLAVDPDLLISVQAMTGSYLVTTDPADPTGPAREGTGSEVAAAWLARLQALATGMCVVATPFAHVDITALTQVADSDLSDTALRAPADIVDRILNVKSVRGLAIPASGVLDTAGAELIRDKGAVGTVVAASSVRNLTPTSTNGEYPLGEDLAVQTYDPAVASGLSALGPGPRSAQVTPTAQRAGWLAGTEQVRRQNAVAAMMFSALAPSTLADDSGTADTGTQSSDAQAVADPIAERIGRGAVLVPPPTWSASEDDTRAVLSAMSLLLGSDLAIPRPLAGVATDLTATSGAPAGAELVAPPEAAVTGPDPRVIASVRADLQQTRDLQDSMTRRADVPITPGAYLAPLREDMLRAMASVAPQDQQAAARSASMRTSAVATTLTNIRNGVGILDPGGRFTLASERSPLLLVIRNDLPVAMRTRLNVSAPSGMTVGDMGVLEIPPRGTRQIQVPTRADRSRSITVEIGLVTTGGVPLGDSINLSVHSNAYGKPLFIITICAGALLVFLSGRRLWHRFRGEPDPADLDRPEPDERDRLMADSRALHSPPEREHHLGRHHPDHDTGGDRS